In the Myxococcota bacterium genome, one interval contains:
- the ftsY gene encoding signal recognition particle-docking protein FtsY, translated as MEAFLDAFSSWALAHPIGVIGVGAVVPLLVWGLGSLFGSQEGWGEGVYDDAASPAPPATRAPVVEAEGQPAVAPEPVAAPVESAPEPVAAPEPTPAPVPEPEPAPVPEPEPQPTPEPEPVVAPEPPPPARLRDRLRRTSDALVGGLGKILGGGSVDDDLLDQLEQLLFDADLGVQTADELLERVRREGRGGDASAVRGILREAIAEKLRRVQGDPGLTVGAQPHVILVLGVNGSGKTTTIGKLAARYAGAGHSVLLGAGDTFRAAAIEQLQVWGERVGCEVIAGTPGGDPSAVAFDTVKAAVARKVDVAIIDTAGRLQTKKPLMEQLAKLTRVIGRDLEGAPHETLLVLDSNTGQNAISQAKLFTEVAPVTGLVLTKLDGTARGGVIVGLADAFAIPVRYVGVGEGVEDLRDFDSEEFVDALFDA; from the coding sequence ATGGAAGCCTTCCTCGACGCGTTCAGCTCCTGGGCCCTCGCGCACCCGATCGGTGTGATCGGTGTCGGCGCCGTGGTGCCCCTCCTGGTATGGGGGCTCGGCAGCCTCTTCGGCTCCCAGGAGGGCTGGGGCGAAGGCGTCTACGATGACGCCGCGTCACCGGCACCGCCCGCGACCCGCGCTCCGGTCGTCGAGGCCGAGGGCCAGCCCGCGGTCGCACCCGAGCCCGTCGCAGCGCCGGTCGAGAGTGCACCCGAGCCGGTCGCTGCGCCCGAGCCCACGCCCGCACCGGTTCCCGAGCCCGAGCCCGCACCGGTTCCCGAGCCCGAGCCCCAACCGACTCCCGAACCAGAACCGGTGGTGGCGCCGGAGCCGCCGCCTCCCGCGCGGCTGCGCGATCGGCTGCGGCGCACCAGCGATGCGCTCGTCGGCGGGCTCGGGAAGATCCTCGGTGGAGGCAGCGTCGACGACGATCTGCTCGACCAGCTCGAGCAACTGCTCTTCGACGCCGACCTCGGCGTGCAGACCGCCGATGAGCTCCTCGAGCGCGTGCGTCGCGAAGGGCGGGGGGGGGACGCTTCGGCGGTGCGCGGAATCCTGCGCGAGGCGATCGCCGAGAAGCTGCGCCGGGTCCAGGGGGACCCGGGTCTCACGGTCGGTGCCCAGCCCCACGTGATTCTCGTGCTCGGCGTGAACGGCTCGGGGAAGACGACCACGATCGGCAAGCTCGCCGCGCGCTACGCGGGCGCCGGCCACAGCGTGCTGCTCGGTGCGGGCGATACCTTCCGCGCCGCGGCGATCGAGCAGCTGCAGGTCTGGGGCGAGCGTGTGGGATGTGAAGTGATCGCCGGCACGCCGGGGGGAGACCCGTCCGCGGTGGCCTTCGACACGGTGAAGGCCGCGGTGGCCCGCAAGGTCGACGTCGCGATCATCGACACGGCCGGACGGCTCCAGACGAAGAAGCCCCTGATGGAGCAGCTGGCGAAACTCACGCGCGTGATCGGTCGTGATCTCGAGGGGGCGCCCCACGAGACGCTGCTGGTGCTCGATTCGAACACGGGCCAGAACGCGATCAGCCAGGCGAAGCTCTTCACCGAAGTGGCTCCGGTCACCGGACTCGTGCTCACGAAGCTCGACGGCACGGCACGCGGCGGGGTGATCGTCGGCCTCGCGGACGCCTTCGCGATTCCCGTTCGCTACGTCGGCGTGGGCGAGGGCGTCGAGGACTTGCGCGACTTCGACTCGGAAGAGTTCGTCGACGCGCTCTTCGATGCGTAG
- a CDS encoding cyclase family protein: protein MAAPLDATTVRDWGRQFSNWGRWGEDDQRGTLNFITPDRVLAATHLPRSGEVFSCALPFDQRGPQTGRGPRHNPIHYMLSDGGDALAGAQDRIPGGFRYADDAVIMPLQCGTQWDALAHVSYDGKLYNGYAASEVTSRGAAKNAIQQFADGVVGRGVLLDLPRHQDVPWLEPGTAILPEELDACAEASGVTVETGDILLVRTGQMMRCLEAGSWEGYCGGDTPGLSMRCARWLHERQVAAVATDTYCVEVIPHETPDCFMPLHMIALRDMGLLLGEIFQLERVAQACAEDGRYAFLFSAPPLPITGAVGSPINPLAIK, encoded by the coding sequence GTGGCCGCGCCCCTCGATGCGACCACCGTCCGCGACTGGGGTCGCCAGTTCTCGAACTGGGGACGCTGGGGCGAGGACGATCAGCGCGGCACGCTCAACTTCATCACGCCCGATCGCGTGCTCGCGGCGACCCACCTGCCGCGCAGCGGCGAGGTGTTCTCGTGTGCCCTCCCCTTCGACCAGCGGGGTCCCCAGACCGGTCGCGGCCCCCGCCACAACCCGATCCACTACATGCTCTCGGACGGTGGCGACGCCCTGGCCGGCGCCCAGGACCGCATCCCCGGCGGCTTCCGCTACGCCGACGACGCCGTGATCATGCCGCTCCAATGCGGCACCCAGTGGGATGCTCTCGCCCACGTCTCCTACGACGGCAAGCTCTACAACGGCTATGCCGCCAGCGAGGTCACGAGCCGTGGCGCGGCGAAGAACGCGATCCAGCAGTTCGCGGACGGCGTCGTGGGGCGCGGCGTGCTGCTCGACCTGCCGCGCCACCAGGACGTGCCCTGGCTCGAGCCGGGCACCGCGATCCTGCCCGAGGAGCTCGACGCATGCGCCGAGGCGTCGGGGGTGACCGTCGAGACCGGCGACATCCTGTTGGTACGGACCGGCCAGATGATGCGCTGCCTCGAAGCGGGCTCGTGGGAGGGCTACTGCGGCGGCGACACGCCCGGGCTTTCGATGCGCTGCGCGCGCTGGCTCCACGAGCGTCAGGTCGCCGCGGTCGCGACCGACACCTACTGCGTCGAGGTGATTCCCCATGAGACGCCCGACTGCTTCATGCCGCTGCACATGATCGCCCTGCGCGACATGGGGCTGCTCCTGGGCGAGATCTTCCAGCTCGAACGGGTGGCCCAGGCCTGCGCCGAGGACGGACGCTACGCGTTCCTGTTCTCGGCCCCGCCGCTGCCGATCACCGGTGCGGTGGGCTCACCGATCAACCCGCTCGCGATCAAGTAG
- a CDS encoding MFS transporter has protein sequence MSVRTDAPPHSPTAAASPYAGRRIAWLAVLAVLMLVPVTLPVTVLRGLVQERFAVSEFLTSLFMSINMIGAFLAAPLAGAAADRFGRRVPFIVSALALDALLFFALTLDVTFPVFLALRFAEGCTHIIALSLLLGLASNARDAEQRGRVMGLVGGGITLGVALGAPLGGVIGAENALVPLYVGGALVALAACVAAVVLREVQGDERRPGLGEILATIREHRLLLAPLAFAFADRFTVGFYTTTFSLFLSRIHGLSPPQIGLQMALFMLPFALLSYPFGRLSERVSRVGMIAIGSAIYGVATIAVGFCPAPVLPFLMLGLGVVSAVMFVPSLLITSDATPEAVRTTSMGAFNAAGSLGFIIGPLVGGWVSESVAASAGWAQGYRVAFGVAGVSELVCVAVSLPFLLRLVRMGKTT, from the coding sequence ATGTCCGTCCGCACCGACGCCCCACCCCATTCGCCGACCGCCGCCGCGTCGCCCTACGCAGGGCGGCGCATCGCGTGGCTCGCAGTCCTCGCGGTGCTGATGTTGGTACCGGTCACCCTGCCCGTGACCGTGTTGCGGGGCCTCGTCCAGGAGCGCTTCGCGGTCTCCGAGTTCCTCACCTCACTGTTCATGTCGATCAACATGATCGGTGCGTTCCTGGCGGCACCCCTGGCAGGCGCGGCAGCCGATCGCTTCGGCCGGCGCGTTCCCTTCATCGTCAGTGCGCTCGCGCTCGACGCGCTGCTCTTCTTCGCGCTGACCCTCGACGTCACGTTCCCGGTCTTCCTGGCGCTGCGCTTCGCCGAGGGATGTACCCACATCATCGCCCTCTCCCTGCTGCTCGGGCTCGCGAGCAACGCGCGCGACGCGGAGCAGCGCGGTCGCGTGATGGGCCTCGTCGGCGGCGGAATCACGCTCGGCGTCGCGCTGGGCGCGCCCCTCGGTGGTGTGATCGGCGCCGAGAATGCCCTGGTCCCGCTCTACGTCGGGGGCGCGCTGGTGGCGTTGGCCGCGTGCGTCGCCGCGGTCGTGCTTCGCGAGGTGCAGGGCGACGAGCGACGCCCGGGCCTCGGCGAAATCTTGGCCACGATCCGGGAACACCGACTGCTGCTGGCACCCCTCGCCTTCGCCTTCGCCGACCGCTTCACCGTCGGCTTCTATACGACGACCTTCTCCTTGTTCCTGTCTCGCATCCACGGGCTGTCACCACCCCAGATCGGCCTGCAGATGGCGCTCTTCATGCTGCCCTTCGCCCTGCTCTCCTACCCCTTCGGCCGGCTGTCCGAGCGCGTCTCGCGCGTCGGCATGATCGCAATCGGCAGCGCGATCTACGGCGTCGCCACGATCGCGGTCGGCTTCTGCCCGGCGCCCGTTCTGCCCTTCTTGATGCTCGGCCTCGGCGTCGTCTCGGCGGTGATGTTCGTACCGAGTCTGCTGATCACCTCCGACGCCACGCCCGAGGCCGTCCGCACGACGTCGATGGGCGCGTTCAACGCGGCCGGGTCCCTGGGCTTCATCATCGGGCCGCTGGTCGGCGGCTGGGTGAGCGAGAGCGTCGCGGCGAGCGCCGGCTGGGCCCAGGGCTACCGGGTGGCCTTCGGCGTCGCCGGCGTCTCGGAACTCGTCTGCGTCGCCGTGAGCCTGCCCTTCCTGCTGCGCCTGGTGCGCATGGGCAAGACGACCTGA
- the kdsB gene encoding 3-deoxy-manno-octulosonate cytidylyltransferase, with the protein MQAVGVIPSRYGASRFPGKPLAPIAGRPMIQRVWEGARTAKRLSRVVIATDDARIADACRAFGADVVMTRDDHPSGTDRIAEVARQLETDLVINVQGDEPLIEGFVIDAAVEALERAPDAPMATVVHALDPAFRDDPNRVKVVLDGQGRALYFSRNAIPHVRAGQPDPTLWQHVGLYAYRRDFLLAYADLPPTPAERAEGLEQLRALENGHAIQCAVVEGWESVAVDVPEDVPRVEARLAEAP; encoded by the coding sequence ATGCAAGCGGTGGGCGTGATTCCGTCGCGCTACGGCGCCTCCCGCTTCCCGGGCAAGCCCCTGGCCCCGATCGCCGGCCGCCCGATGATCCAGCGCGTCTGGGAAGGGGCCCGCACGGCGAAGCGCCTCTCGCGCGTGGTGATCGCGACCGACGATGCCCGCATCGCCGACGCGTGCCGCGCCTTCGGGGCCGACGTGGTGATGACCCGCGACGACCACCCGAGCGGCACCGACCGCATCGCCGAGGTGGCGCGGCAGCTGGAGACGGACCTCGTCATCAACGTGCAGGGCGACGAGCCGCTGATCGAGGGCTTCGTGATCGACGCCGCCGTCGAGGCCTTGGAGCGCGCCCCGGACGCCCCGATGGCGACGGTGGTGCACGCGCTCGACCCGGCCTTCCGAGACGATCCCAACCGGGTGAAGGTGGTGCTCGACGGCCAGGGACGCGCGCTCTACTTCAGTCGCAACGCGATCCCCCACGTGCGCGCGGGCCAGCCCGACCCGACACTCTGGCAGCACGTCGGGCTCTACGCGTATCGACGCGATTTCCTGCTGGCGTACGCCGACCTTCCACCTACGCCGGCCGAGCGTGCCGAAGGGCTCGAGCAGCTGCGCGCGCTGGAGAACGGTCACGCCATCCAGTGCGCTGTGGTCGAAGGCTGGGAGAGCGTGGCCGTCGACGTCCCCGAGGACGTCCCGCGGGTCGAAGCGCGACTGGCGGAGGCGCCGTGA
- a CDS encoding ABC transporter ATP-binding protein, whose protein sequence is MSAQAPSTPERAPDAGPDDRQREALFEEEALGRAYDTRLLRRLWAYVAPYWRQVAVTVLFLFPLLLFELAPAWIIKTGIDQEIVPRVTGAAPLEAKPGAFDSLPGWLQDAAAAAGNVLSAPEGLSPLLWLAILYFLVMASSALLMFFDQLVMSWTGQSAMRDLRREVFAHIQKLHLGFFDTMPVGRLVTRATNDVENVAEMFSAGFAALIRDVFKMIGLATALFLVDARLATFTFLIVPVLAVAAFVFRLKARNAFRAVRVRIARINAYLQENVTGMKVVQLFTREKRNFRDFDAMNADHRDSWLQSIRYDSALFAVVEFASYITIAIVIWQGAGVAAAGTFYVFIDWMRRFFMPLRDLSAKYSVMQSSMASCERIFQLLDTEPRVLDRDEVAAAPRLPEAQRGLVEFDGVWFAYQGEDWVLRDVSFRVEPGQRAAFVGATGAGKTTLINLLTRLYDVNRGEIRIDGVDLREWSQEDLRQRVAMVLQDVFLFSGTVEENIALGRPEIDTVTVRRAASAVQADRFIERLPEGYATAVRERGTNFSAGQRQLLSFARALAHGADVLVLDEATSAIDTETEALVQDGIHVLMERKTALVIAHRLSTIQDVDRIYVLDKGRLVESGRHDELLALGGYYERLYRLQYAPQEGPPAAAAGA, encoded by the coding sequence GTGAGCGCACAGGCCCCGTCAACGCCGGAGCGGGCACCCGACGCCGGCCCCGACGACCGCCAGCGCGAAGCCCTCTTCGAAGAAGAGGCGCTCGGTCGCGCCTACGACACACGCCTGCTGCGCCGCCTGTGGGCCTACGTGGCGCCCTACTGGCGGCAGGTCGCGGTGACCGTGCTCTTCCTGTTCCCGCTGCTGCTCTTCGAATTGGCGCCGGCGTGGATCATCAAGACGGGCATCGACCAGGAGATCGTGCCGCGCGTCACGGGCGCGGCACCGCTCGAGGCGAAACCCGGTGCCTTCGATTCCCTTCCCGGCTGGCTCCAGGATGCCGCGGCAGCGGCCGGGAATGTCCTGAGTGCCCCCGAGGGCCTCTCGCCGCTCCTTTGGCTGGCCATCCTCTACTTCCTGGTGATGGCGTCGTCGGCGCTGCTGATGTTCTTCGATCAGCTGGTGATGTCGTGGACGGGCCAGTCGGCGATGCGCGACCTGCGGCGCGAGGTGTTCGCCCACATCCAGAAGCTCCACCTCGGCTTCTTCGACACGATGCCCGTGGGACGGCTCGTCACCCGCGCGACGAACGACGTCGAGAACGTCGCCGAGATGTTCTCCGCGGGTTTTGCCGCGCTGATCCGTGACGTCTTCAAGATGATCGGTCTGGCGACGGCGCTGTTCCTCGTCGATGCGCGGCTCGCGACCTTCACGTTCCTGATCGTGCCCGTCCTGGCCGTGGCGGCCTTCGTCTTCCGCTTGAAGGCGCGAAACGCCTTCCGGGCGGTGCGCGTCCGCATCGCGCGCATCAACGCCTACCTGCAAGAGAACGTCACCGGGATGAAGGTGGTCCAGCTCTTCACCCGCGAGAAGCGCAACTTCCGGGACTTCGACGCGATGAACGCGGACCACCGCGACTCCTGGCTTCAGTCGATCCGGTACGACTCGGCGCTCTTCGCCGTCGTCGAATTCGCTTCCTACATCACGATTGCCATCGTGATCTGGCAGGGCGCTGGCGTCGCCGCGGCCGGCACCTTCTACGTCTTCATCGACTGGATGCGCCGCTTCTTCATGCCGCTGCGCGACCTGTCGGCGAAGTACTCGGTGATGCAGTCGTCGATGGCGAGCTGCGAGCGGATCTTCCAGCTGCTCGATACCGAGCCCCGCGTGCTCGACCGCGACGAGGTGGCAGCGGCCCCACGGCTCCCCGAGGCTCAGCGCGGGCTCGTCGAGTTCGACGGCGTCTGGTTCGCCTACCAGGGCGAGGACTGGGTGCTGCGCGACGTGAGCTTCCGCGTCGAGCCGGGGCAGCGCGCCGCCTTCGTGGGTGCGACCGGCGCCGGGAAGACCACCCTGATCAACCTGCTCACCCGGCTCTACGACGTGAACCGGGGCGAGATTCGCATCGACGGCGTCGACCTGCGCGAGTGGTCGCAGGAGGATCTGCGGCAGCGGGTGGCGATGGTGCTGCAGGACGTCTTCCTGTTCAGCGGCACCGTCGAGGAGAACATCGCGCTCGGTCGTCCAGAGATCGACACGGTGACGGTTCGCCGGGCGGCATCGGCAGTGCAGGCCGATCGCTTCATCGAGCGCCTGCCCGAGGGCTACGCCACGGCCGTGCGCGAGCGCGGCACGAACTTCTCGGCGGGCCAGCGTCAGCTGCTCTCCTTCGCGCGGGCGCTGGCTCACGGGGCCGACGTGCTGGTGCTGGACGAGGCCACCAGCGCGATCGACACCGAGACCGAGGCCCTCGTCCAGGACGGCATCCACGTGCTGATGGAGCGGAAGACCGCGCTGGTCATCGCCCACCGCCTGTCGACGATCCAGGACGTCGACCGGATCTACGTCCTCGACAAGGGGCGGCTCGTCGAGTCGGGCCGCCACGACGAGCTGCTTGCCCTCGGGGGGTACTACGAGCGCCTCTACCGGCTCCAATACGCGCCTCAGGAGGGCCCTCCGGCCGCCGCAGCCGGAGCCTGA
- the smc gene encoding chromosome segregation protein SMC, which produces MRLKSLELHGFKSFVDKTVLQFKPGITGVVGPNGCGKSNVVDAMRWVMGEQAPRRLRGKGMEDVIFAGSEGRAPVGMAEVTLSFDNSQGTAPPAFAAYQEIQITRRLFRSGDSEYLMNRTPCRLRDVQDFFRDTGIGTKGYTIVEQGKIAEIVSQKAEERRLLIEEAAGIGKYKARRREAESKISSTEQNLLRVNDVLTEIKRQISSIERQARKAARYKRLRETLRVLELSLASDDRRELVTAMEEAQGGLQQRRDAVTAFETQLAERELGVQQKRLELGECEQVLTQGSESLLALRGEIKECEGQIEYGRRERESLAELVEARRTELSELGEQRATHDRELAQLDAELAAVEQAVESGAASLAEAEGSVRTARGGQQELERERETANTALVGVLTAIARGEDRLAYVEDRTAELESRLRSADEVLEVGQGEASRADTEQHRLEEGLRNLLAERDRMMGAVRNALDTHAKAVETERQTDGALRTLREESEAKRARLTSLREVLERGDDVAAGTRHLLERDEGTRTRLGLRGLVRDFLEADREIERAVEAALADRAEAVVVDTPTGALSALEMLRESRAGRAVFVAQRAAGAEPAGFVPMGTALLDQVRPRSGSEDLVRALLTGVYLVDDLAEPLRVYGQGRIPATFVTAEGDLLAPDGVVRGGAGGVGGHLARTREVRELDAEVTRLETDVAAAASAHHAAREALATASDELENLRNRHHTAALAVANHEKDLERTRERVKAIGEVQEGRVSERSELLAELESLRDEGTRLTRTLEDTRNDRGERQRALDALALKLGSSAREVSRLEGVATERRVEHSGRAEQRDRLRGSRERTLASLTEARTWIQRRETEIGEADARREQLATTIEAARGKLEGSLQQEERARAGHDEKREAFERVSGEVQELEETVRELRAEIAREREALSQAELGLRESELKLSHLDESIQEKWGVALATWEPPVADPEPEGEAPTEPTSEVAPMPAPADATAPAEAANPEAGAEAEEPSPDAAKDARANALLAQAPAAERREKLTEVRKKLQSLGEVNLGAIEEHEELNERFRFLSDQKTDLENTLTSLRDAIARINRTSRRRFRETFEAISKRFSENFPRLFRGGRASLALTDSEDVLEAGIDIMAMPPGKRLQNVNLLSGGEKTLTAIALLVAVFQVRPSPFFLLDEVDAALDDANVGRFNEIVTELSADSQFVLITHNKRTIEVSDVLYGVTMERKGVSKLVAVEMH; this is translated from the coding sequence GTGCGGCTCAAGTCCCTGGAACTTCACGGGTTCAAGTCGTTCGTCGACAAGACCGTGCTCCAGTTCAAGCCCGGCATTACGGGCGTCGTCGGTCCCAACGGCTGCGGCAAGTCCAACGTCGTGGATGCGATGCGCTGGGTCATGGGTGAGCAGGCCCCGCGACGCCTGCGTGGCAAGGGCATGGAGGACGTGATCTTCGCCGGCTCCGAGGGGCGCGCCCCTGTGGGGATGGCCGAGGTCACCCTGAGCTTCGACAACAGCCAGGGCACGGCGCCGCCTGCCTTCGCGGCCTACCAGGAAATCCAGATCACGCGTCGCCTGTTCCGCTCGGGCGACTCGGAATACCTGATGAACCGCACGCCCTGCCGCCTGCGCGACGTCCAGGACTTCTTCCGGGACACGGGCATCGGCACCAAGGGCTACACGATCGTCGAGCAGGGAAAGATCGCCGAGATCGTCTCTCAGAAGGCCGAAGAGCGACGCCTGCTGATCGAGGAAGCCGCCGGCATCGGGAAGTACAAGGCCCGCCGGCGCGAGGCCGAGAGCAAGATTTCGTCGACCGAGCAGAACCTGCTGCGCGTGAACGACGTGCTCACCGAGATCAAGCGCCAGATCTCCTCGATCGAGCGCCAGGCCCGCAAGGCGGCGCGCTACAAGCGGCTGCGCGAGACCCTGCGCGTCCTCGAGCTGTCGCTCGCGTCCGACGACCGACGCGAACTCGTCACCGCGATGGAGGAGGCCCAGGGCGGCCTCCAGCAGCGCCGCGACGCCGTGACCGCGTTCGAGACCCAGCTCGCCGAGCGCGAACTCGGCGTGCAGCAGAAGCGCCTCGAGCTCGGCGAGTGCGAGCAGGTGCTCACCCAGGGCAGCGAGTCGCTGCTGGCCCTGCGCGGCGAGATCAAGGAGTGCGAGGGCCAGATCGAGTACGGCCGTCGTGAGCGCGAATCGCTGGCCGAACTGGTCGAGGCGCGTCGCACCGAGCTCTCCGAACTCGGCGAACAGCGCGCCACCCACGATCGGGAACTGGCCCAGCTCGACGCCGAGCTGGCCGCCGTCGAGCAGGCCGTCGAGTCCGGGGCCGCGTCGCTCGCCGAAGCCGAGGGATCGGTGCGCACGGCGCGCGGTGGGCAGCAGGAGTTGGAGCGCGAGCGAGAGACCGCGAATACCGCGCTCGTCGGCGTGCTGACCGCGATCGCGCGGGGCGAAGACCGGCTGGCCTACGTGGAAGACCGCACCGCCGAGCTCGAGTCGCGCCTGCGCAGCGCCGACGAGGTGCTCGAGGTGGGGCAGGGCGAAGCGTCGCGGGCCGACACCGAGCAGCACCGCCTCGAGGAAGGGCTGCGCAACCTGCTCGCCGAGCGCGACCGCATGATGGGTGCGGTCCGCAACGCCCTCGACACCCACGCGAAGGCCGTCGAGACCGAGCGTCAGACCGATGGCGCCCTGCGGACCCTGCGCGAGGAGAGCGAAGCGAAGCGCGCGCGCCTGACCTCGTTGCGTGAGGTGCTCGAGCGTGGCGACGACGTCGCGGCGGGCACGCGCCACCTGCTCGAGCGCGACGAAGGAACCCGCACCCGGTTGGGACTGCGCGGCCTGGTGCGTGACTTCCTCGAGGCCGATCGCGAGATCGAGCGTGCCGTCGAGGCCGCGCTCGCCGATCGCGCCGAGGCGGTGGTGGTCGACACGCCGACCGGCGCCCTGTCGGCCCTGGAGATGCTGCGCGAGAGCCGCGCGGGGCGCGCCGTGTTCGTGGCCCAGCGTGCGGCCGGTGCCGAGCCGGCCGGCTTCGTGCCGATGGGGACGGCGCTCCTCGATCAGGTGCGGCCGCGATCCGGCAGCGAAGACCTGGTGCGCGCTCTGCTCACCGGGGTGTACCTGGTGGACGATCTCGCCGAGCCGCTGCGCGTCTACGGCCAGGGCCGCATCCCGGCCACCTTCGTCACCGCCGAGGGCGACCTGCTTGCACCCGACGGCGTGGTTCGCGGCGGTGCCGGAGGCGTCGGCGGACATCTCGCGCGCACGCGCGAAGTCCGCGAGCTCGACGCCGAGGTGACGCGCCTCGAGACCGACGTCGCGGCCGCGGCCAGCGCGCACCACGCGGCGCGAGAAGCGCTCGCCACCGCGAGCGACGAGCTCGAGAACCTGCGCAACCGGCACCACACCGCCGCTCTGGCCGTCGCCAATCACGAGAAGGATCTCGAGCGGACCCGCGAGCGGGTGAAGGCGATCGGCGAGGTCCAGGAGGGTCGGGTCAGTGAGCGCTCCGAGCTGCTCGCCGAACTCGAGTCGCTGCGCGACGAAGGCACGCGCCTCACGCGCACCCTCGAGGACACCCGCAACGATCGCGGTGAGCGCCAGCGCGCGCTGGATGCCCTGGCGCTGAAACTCGGATCGTCGGCCCGCGAGGTATCTCGCCTCGAAGGCGTCGCCACCGAGCGCCGCGTCGAACACAGTGGCCGCGCCGAACAGCGCGATCGGCTGCGCGGCTCCCGCGAGCGCACCCTCGCGTCGCTCACGGAAGCGCGCACCTGGATCCAGCGGCGCGAGACCGAGATCGGCGAAGCCGACGCGCGCCGCGAACAGCTCGCCACCACCATCGAAGCGGCCCGCGGCAAGCTCGAGGGATCCCTGCAGCAAGAGGAGCGTGCCCGCGCCGGCCACGACGAGAAGCGCGAGGCCTTCGAGCGGGTGTCCGGCGAAGTCCAGGAGCTCGAAGAAACCGTGCGCGAGCTGCGTGCCGAGATCGCCCGGGAGCGCGAGGCGCTGTCTCAGGCCGAACTGGGCCTGCGCGAGAGCGAGCTCAAGCTGAGCCACCTGGACGAGTCGATCCAGGAAAAGTGGGGCGTGGCGCTCGCCACCTGGGAGCCGCCGGTGGCCGATCCGGAGCCCGAAGGCGAGGCGCCGACGGAGCCTACGAGCGAAGTGGCGCCGATGCCGGCGCCGGCCGATGCCACCGCGCCCGCCGAGGCGGCGAACCCGGAGGCCGGTGCCGAAGCCGAAGAGCCGTCCCCCGACGCGGCGAAGGACGCGCGCGCGAACGCGTTGCTCGCCCAGGCGCCGGCGGCCGAGCGCCGGGAGAAGCTCACCGAAGTCCGGAAGAAGCTGCAGTCACTCGGCGAAGTGAACCTGGGCGCGATCGAGGAACACGAAGAGCTGAACGAGCGCTTCCGCTTCCTTTCGGATCAGAAGACCGACCTCGAGAACACGCTCACCTCGCTGCGCGACGCGATTGCGCGGATCAACCGCACCAGTCGACGTCGTTTCCGAGAGACCTTCGAGGCGATCAGCAAACGCTTCTCCGAGAACTTCCCGCGGCTCTTCCGCGGCGGGCGCGCGAGCCTCGCGCTCACCGACAGCGAGGACGTGCTCGAAGCGGGGATCGACATCATGGCGATGCCGCCGGGGAAGCGGCTCCAGAACGTGAACCTGCTCTCGGGCGGCGAGAAGACGCTCACCGCGATCGCGCTGCTCGTCGCGGTCTTCCAGGTGCGTCCGTCGCCGTTCTTCCTGCTCGACGAGGTCGATGCGGCGCTCGACGACGCGAATGTGGGCCGCTTCAACGAGATCGTCACCGAGCTCTCGGCCGACTCCCAGTTCGTCCTGATCACCCACAACAAGCGCACGATCGAGGTGTCGGACGTGCTCTACGGGGTGACGATGGAACGCAAGGGCGTCTCGAAGCTCGTCGCCGTCGAGATGCACTGA
- a CDS encoding ParA family protein → MAPSPRGPVVTVSSNKGGVGKTTLATNLAIYARALNEDLPVLLVGLDDQGTIDRMFGLRPPQPGDGNLKHGWAERSLRSTLQLGQYGVHFVPSPPDLSMLKVRAGDDKTLARILEQTAWPGLVILDTKSDLEALTQNAYQAADRILVPIADWASLEEAAKIFRLLERIGVGADRARVVFTLVDRRSRVGGTDGGTLFRRLCDEVLRRGWRYCKTPLSRSPRVESLNSAGSKPLSILHHAKGTAVHGQLREVTSEVLADLGLADRLDLAPDEVRGTPDGGGGGSEDELWGADPERATRPAAAGTSRWVAPWRR, encoded by the coding sequence ATGGCCCCCTCCCCCCGCGGCCCCGTCGTCACCGTCTCGTCGAACAAGGGCGGGGTGGGCAAGACGACCCTGGCCACCAACCTCGCGATCTACGCGCGCGCGCTGAACGAAGACCTGCCCGTGCTGCTCGTCGGACTCGACGACCAGGGCACGATCGATCGCATGTTCGGCCTGCGACCGCCCCAACCGGGGGACGGGAACCTGAAGCATGGGTGGGCCGAGCGCAGCTTGCGCAGCACCCTGCAGCTCGGGCAGTACGGCGTGCACTTCGTGCCTTCGCCGCCGGACCTGTCGATGCTCAAGGTGCGTGCCGGTGACGACAAGACCCTGGCTCGCATCCTCGAGCAGACCGCCTGGCCCGGGCTCGTGATTCTCGACACCAAGAGCGACCTCGAAGCCCTCACCCAGAACGCCTACCAGGCGGCCGATCGGATCCTGGTCCCGATCGCCGATTGGGCGTCCCTCGAAGAGGCCGCGAAGATCTTCCGGCTGCTCGAGCGGATCGGCGTCGGCGCCGATCGCGCTCGGGTCGTGTTCACGCTGGTCGATCGTCGCAGCCGCGTCGGCGGGACCGACGGCGGCACGCTCTTCCGAAGGCTCTGCGACGAAGTCCTGCGCCGGGGGTGGCGCTACTGCAAGACGCCGCTCTCGCGCAGCCCGCGGGTCGAGAGCCTGAATTCGGCGGGCAGCAAACCGCTCTCGATCCTGCACCACGCGAAGGGCACCGCGGTCCACGGGCAGCTCCGCGAGGTGACCAGCGAGGTGCTGGCCGATCTGGGCCTCGCGGATCGGCTGGATCTCGCACCCGACGAGGTGAGAGGCACGCCCGACGGGGGAGGGGGCGGATCCGAGGACGAACTCTGGGGAGCCGACCCCGAACGCGCTACCCGTCCCGCCGCGGCGGGGACGTCCCGCTGGGTCGCACCCTGGCGCCGCTGA